Proteins found in one Brachyspira murdochii DSM 12563 genomic segment:
- a CDS encoding glycerate kinase family protein: MKIVIIPDSFKGSASSMEVCNCIEKGILKVFKNAEIKKIPVADGGEGTVDSILYAAGGNIRKIKVRNPEGKIIEAKYGIINKDKAVIEMAEASGITLVDDKNRNPLKYSTYGTGELIKDALNNNIKEILIGIGGSATNDCGIGMANALGYRFLDKNNNELEAYAENMIKVKYIDDSNVDKRIFDIKISAACDVKNPLYGENGATAVYGKQKGVTKESFDILDNGLKNIASVVKEKFNKEIDYIEGAGAAGGLGGGLLAFCNAELKSGIDAVLDIIDFEDHIKDASLIITGEGAIDGQTKKGKVPVGVARRANNIPVIAIVGDIRDGAETVYDLGITSIMPALKRAMPLDEAIKNSKMLIEDAAERALRFMSINL, translated from the coding sequence ATGAAAATAGTAATAATACCAGATTCATTTAAGGGAAGTGCAAGCAGTATGGAGGTTTGCAATTGTATAGAGAAGGGGATATTAAAAGTATTTAAAAATGCCGAAATAAAAAAAATACCAGTCGCTGACGGCGGAGAAGGTACTGTAGACTCTATACTTTATGCGGCGGGAGGAAATATAAGAAAAATAAAAGTAAGAAATCCTGAAGGAAAAATTATAGAAGCTAAATACGGTATTATTAACAAAGATAAGGCAGTTATAGAAATGGCTGAAGCATCGGGTATTACATTAGTTGATGATAAAAATAGAAATCCTTTAAAATATTCTACTTACGGAACCGGAGAGCTTATAAAAGATGCTTTAAATAATAATATAAAAGAAATATTAATAGGAATAGGCGGAAGTGCTACCAATGACTGCGGCATAGGTATGGCTAATGCTTTGGGATATAGATTTTTGGATAAGAATAATAATGAGCTTGAAGCTTATGCAGAGAATATGATAAAAGTTAAATATATAGATGACAGCAATGTTGATAAAAGAATATTTGATATAAAAATAAGTGCTGCATGCGATGTAAAAAATCCCCTTTACGGAGAGAACGGAGCTACTGCTGTATATGGAAAGCAAAAAGGAGTTACAAAAGAGAGTTTTGATATACTAGATAATGGGCTTAAAAATATAGCTAGCGTTGTAAAAGAAAAGTTTAATAAAGAAATAGATTATATTGAAGGGGCTGGTGCTGCAGGAGGACTTGGAGGCGGACTTTTAGCTTTCTGCAATGCTGAGTTAAAAAGCGGAATAGATGCTGTGCTTGATATTATAGATTTTGAGGATCATATAAAAGATGCTTCTCTTATTATAACTGGGGAAGGAGCTATTGACGGACAGACAAAGAAAGGAAAAGTTCCTGTTGGTGTAGCAAGAAGGGCTAATAATATACCAGTAATTGCTATAGTAGGAGATATAAGAGATGGTGCTGAGACTGTTTATGATTTGGGTATTACTTCAATTATGCCTGCTTTAAAAAGGGCTATGCCTCTTGATGAAGCTATAAAAAACTCAAAAATGTTAATCGAAGATGCAGCAGAAAGAGCCTTGCGATTTATGAGCATTAATTTATAA
- the hisH gene encoding imidazole glycerol phosphate synthase subunit HisH: MVAIIDYGVGNLFSLMSSLNYTDIDNKLTDDENVIKNADAIILPGVGAFRDAIDKLEKKNGGVLKHTIIEEAKKGKLILGICLGMQMFFDKSYEYGEYNGLGLIKGSICPIDKDLTNKDLKVPHMGWNNLNIKKEDKIFKYINNMEYVYFVHSYYGKYCDESIIADSEYDVRIPAVVKNDNVYGIQFHPEKSGNTGLNILRGFKDLI; the protein is encoded by the coding sequence ATGGTAGCTATAATAGATTATGGAGTGGGTAATTTATTTTCACTTATGTCATCTCTTAATTATACAGATATAGATAATAAACTTACAGATGATGAGAATGTTATAAAAAATGCTGATGCAATTATACTTCCGGGAGTAGGGGCTTTCAGAGATGCAATAGATAAGCTAGAAAAAAAGAACGGCGGAGTATTAAAGCATACCATAATAGAAGAGGCTAAAAAAGGAAAATTAATTTTAGGCATATGTTTGGGTATGCAGATGTTTTTTGATAAGAGTTATGAATATGGAGAATATAATGGTCTTGGTCTTATTAAGGGAAGTATTTGTCCTATAGATAAAGATTTGACAAACAAAGATTTGAAAGTACCTCATATGGGCTGGAATAATCTTAATATAAAAAAAGAGGATAAAATATTTAAATACATTAATAATATGGAGTATGTATATTTTGTGCATTCATATTATGGTAAATATTGCGATGAGAGTATAATAGCTGATAGTGAATATGATGTGAGAATACCAGCTGTTGTAAAAAATGACAATGTTTATGGTATACAGTTTCACCCAGAAAAAAGCGGAAACACTGGTCTTAATATATTAAGAGGTTTTAAAGATTTAATATAA
- a CDS encoding M20 metallopeptidase family protein: MDTNKLNEYIIKIRRDLHKIPEVGTYLPQTKSYVLSRLKELGISPIEASKDSAIICDIEGTTKSSNIAAIRADMDALPIKEETGFDYASTNGNMHACGHDAHTACLIGAASYLLENKNRVKGKVRLLFQTGEETAKGAKNLIEEGFLNGVNAIVGTHLGIIAQGVPNGEFVIQEGALMSSYDKFIINVKGKGTHGANPQNGIDCVLTASQIAQALYNIKSREITATDPTVISVCVIKGGTLYNILPDEAVIEGTFRAFSEENRQFIAKRIKEISQYTALANRANAEVNIEWGSSAVVNDKQIALQLSEACSALGYKKADKFTPTMIGEDFSEYLQKVKGAYILYATGTEKNIPHHNSKFEIDESKLYKSSILMSEWAIKFLEDNK; the protein is encoded by the coding sequence ATGGATACTAATAAATTAAATGAATATATAATAAAAATACGCAGAGATTTGCATAAAATACCTGAAGTAGGAACATATCTTCCTCAAACAAAAAGTTATGTTTTAAGCAGATTAAAAGAACTAGGAATTTCTCCTATTGAGGCATCAAAAGATTCGGCAATAATATGCGATATAGAAGGCACAACAAAATCATCAAATATTGCTGCTATAAGGGCAGATATGGACGCTCTTCCTATAAAAGAAGAAACTGGATTTGATTATGCTTCAACAAACGGTAACATGCATGCCTGCGGACATGATGCACATACCGCTTGTTTAATTGGGGCAGCATCATATTTACTTGAAAATAAAAATAGAGTTAAAGGAAAAGTAAGACTGTTATTTCAAACAGGAGAAGAAACAGCAAAAGGAGCTAAAAATCTTATAGAAGAAGGATTTTTAAATGGGGTTAATGCTATAGTAGGTACGCATTTAGGTATTATAGCACAAGGAGTACCTAACGGAGAGTTTGTTATACAAGAGGGGGCATTAATGTCTTCGTATGATAAGTTTATTATTAATGTTAAAGGCAAAGGTACACATGGTGCTAATCCTCAAAATGGTATAGACTGCGTACTTACAGCTAGTCAGATAGCTCAGGCACTATACAATATAAAAAGCAGAGAAATTACAGCAACAGATCCTACTGTTATTTCAGTTTGTGTAATCAAAGGAGGAACATTATACAATATACTTCCCGATGAGGCAGTTATAGAAGGAACTTTCAGAGCTTTCAGCGAAGAAAACAGACAGTTCATAGCCAAAAGAATAAAAGAAATATCACAATATACAGCTTTGGCAAACAGAGCAAATGCTGAAGTTAATATTGAATGGGGCTCTTCTGCTGTAGTTAATGATAAACAAATAGCATTGCAGTTATCCGAAGCATGTTCTGCTTTGGGATATAAAAAAGCTGATAAATTCACCCCTACAATGATAGGAGAAGATTTTTCCGAATATCTTCAAAAAGTTAAAGGAGCTTACATATTATATGCAACAGGTACAGAAAAAAATATACCGCATCATAATAGTAAATTTGAAATAGATGAATCAAAACTATATAAATCTTCTATATTAATGAGCGAATGGGCAATTAAATTTTTAGAAGATAATAAATAA
- a CDS encoding 2Fe-2S iron-sulfur cluster-binding protein, translated as MIVKFNFDGKTVSAQKGYTILQAMSYINTDIPHLCSYKTNSTNTYEEKNSILMCRLCLVKVKRKNENSYSFKYACNEIVENGMSVLNDDEDIIKYRTSLLKSILYMHKPICESCKADYICQLKKYLDIYNISMPASENASDENDINIKEIKEIINKIKLPSYIKANYERCINCGICQDYKVIDGYNSMITDLCPTHVFEPQRNIDKKLDEDISDIKNISSFCIGCNHLCDVNYSYVDYSIKDISSPKGKKYGLCDYGRKLDYYSNNILENPFYNGMAYEFDKAKELYHKFINELDINSSAALISTMYPLEDIKAFDDFIYSLGIKKAYFIKNKMATNSYNVRDNYTNINNYSIKDLKKLDNDINNSNKFIVLGDGLDDNDDRIDFAKKNKGNYIVFTPYFSVLAYNAYIAFPIQYLGEFEGHYIDSHGKTKKMISFLDKNKNRLSLRDLLKYLYL; from the coding sequence ATGATAGTAAAATTTAATTTTGACGGCAAGACAGTATCAGCCCAAAAAGGATATACTATACTTCAGGCTATGTCATATATTAATACAGATATACCTCATTTATGCTCATATAAAACAAATAGTACCAATACATACGAAGAAAAAAACAGCATTTTAATGTGCAGATTATGCCTAGTGAAAGTAAAAAGGAAAAATGAAAACAGCTATTCATTTAAATATGCCTGTAATGAAATAGTAGAAAATGGCATGAGCGTATTAAATGATGATGAAGATATTATCAAATACAGAACTTCCCTTCTTAAATCTATACTATACATGCATAAACCTATATGCGAAAGCTGCAAAGCAGATTATATATGCCAATTAAAAAAATATTTGGATATTTATAATATTTCAATGCCCGCATCAGAAAACGCTTCAGATGAAAATGATATTAATATCAAAGAGATAAAAGAAATAATAAACAAAATAAAACTTCCAAGCTATATAAAAGCAAACTATGAAAGATGTATAAACTGCGGAATATGTCAAGATTATAAAGTTATAGACGGATATAATTCTATGATAACGGATCTATGCCCTACTCATGTATTTGAGCCTCAAAGAAACATAGACAAAAAACTTGATGAAGATATAAGCGATATAAAGAATATAAGTAGTTTTTGTATAGGCTGCAATCATCTTTGCGATGTCAATTACAGCTATGTTGATTACAGTATAAAAGATATATCTTCTCCAAAGGGCAAAAAATACGGACTATGCGACTATGGAAGAAAATTAGATTACTATTCCAACAATATACTTGAAAATCCTTTTTATAATGGTATGGCTTATGAGTTTGACAAAGCTAAAGAATTATATCATAAGTTTATTAATGAGCTTGATATTAACTCTTCAGCTGCTTTAATTTCAACAATGTACCCTCTTGAAGATATTAAAGCATTTGATGACTTTATTTATTCTTTAGGTATAAAAAAAGCCTATTTTATAAAAAATAAAATGGCTACTAACTCCTACAATGTCAGAGATAATTATACCAATATTAATAATTATTCTATTAAAGATTTAAAAAAACTAGATAACGATATTAATAACTCTAATAAGTTTATAGTATTAGGCGATGGATTGGACGATAATGATGATAGAATAGATTTTGCTAAGAAAAATAAGGGTAATTACATAGTATTCACTCCATATTTTTCTGTACTAGCATACAATGCATATATAGCTTTTCCTATACAATATTTAGGTGAGTTTGAAGGTCATTATATAGACAGTCATGGCAAAACAAAAAAAATGATATCATTTTTAGATAAAAATAAAAACAGATTAAGTTTAAGAGATTTGCTAAAATATTTGTATTTATGA
- a CDS encoding CdaR family transcriptional regulator, whose protein sequence is MPLNTITAQKLLKKIMDKLGYNINIMNEYGEIIASGDESRIGKIHSGALEVLKEGKDMEYFDFIDNNIESAKPGVNIPLFINNEIIGVLGVTGNPKEVGKIAAIVKLTAEILIEKELDTDKKILKQTSINNYINMMISKNNEHYIPSILIWLEKNNYQIENISRIVCLIKFDNNDYLDKNRLNDYIISKIKYPADFNSQDIISYFGDNEFILIKSFDKKQYGSERSILNKFFLNLKNSFDNKLGLNFKASCGAVSKNINEISSSYEQAKFVLNWNQYSNSREVFFIEDYILEFYISVNDQSSLKMILRNVLKIIKNNSNFKETIITMSKYNMSIAKTSSKLSVHRNTIVYRMKKIKDILNLDPINNNIDRIKFHIISILLINNNKKT, encoded by the coding sequence ATGCCTTTAAATACTATAACAGCACAAAAATTATTAAAAAAGATAATGGATAAATTGGGTTATAATATCAATATTATGAATGAATACGGGGAGATTATAGCAAGCGGTGATGAATCAAGAATAGGGAAAATACATTCTGGTGCTTTGGAGGTATTGAAAGAAGGCAAAGATATGGAGTATTTTGATTTTATTGACAATAATATAGAGAGTGCAAAGCCCGGCGTAAACATACCATTATTTATCAATAATGAAATAATAGGAGTATTGGGTGTTACTGGCAATCCCAAAGAAGTAGGTAAAATTGCTGCTATTGTTAAACTCACTGCTGAAATACTCATAGAAAAAGAATTGGATACTGATAAAAAAATATTAAAGCAGACTTCTATTAATAATTATATTAATATGATGATATCTAAAAACAATGAGCATTATATTCCATCAATACTTATATGGCTTGAAAAAAATAATTATCAGATTGAAAATATCAGTAGGATAGTATGTCTTATAAAGTTTGATAATAATGATTATTTGGATAAAAACAGACTTAATGATTATATTATCTCCAAAATAAAATATCCTGCCGATTTTAATTCTCAGGATATAATATCATATTTTGGTGATAATGAATTTATACTGATAAAGAGTTTTGATAAGAAGCAGTACGGTTCAGAGAGAAGTATTTTAAATAAATTTTTTCTTAATTTAAAAAACTCTTTTGATAATAAATTGGGATTAAATTTTAAGGCTTCATGCGGAGCTGTATCAAAAAATATAAATGAAATTTCAAGCAGTTATGAACAGGCTAAATTTGTACTTAATTGGAATCAATATTCAAATAGCAGAGAAGTATTTTTTATAGAAGATTATATATTAGAGTTTTATATATCTGTTAATGATCAGTCTTCATTAAAGATGATATTAAGAAATGTATTAAAAATAATTAAAAACAATTCCAATTTTAAAGAAACAATTATTACTATGAGCAAATACAATATGAGTATAGCAAAAACAAGCAGTAAATTATCAGTGCATAGAAATACCATAGTATATAGAATGAAAAAGATAAAGGATATACTAAATTTAGATCCTATTAATAATAATATAGATAGAATTAAATTTCATATAATATCAATATTATTAATTAATAATAATAAAAAAACATAA
- a CDS encoding MBL fold metallo-hydrolase gives MVSVTVLMENNPAVNKSLKYEHGLSLFIKTPQSKILFDFGASSAFIYNAQRMDIDLSKIDTVVCSHGHYDHSGGFADFVQKYKIKKLITGEGFFESKYRADDFKYAYIGNPFDEKLISENNIEHIVCKDIYKIDDYCYVFSGFVRDTSYEQPSNHFIYGDLNNDIKTDNFNDEICLVIKTDNEITLLTACSHPGIVNMIKSVGEYFHSNVASIYGGIHLAEADDDRINNTISDLKKLGLKKAGFCHCSGSRVKEAVKNDASIKSCDFATGDSIIIK, from the coding sequence ATGGTATCTGTAACAGTATTAATGGAAAATAATCCAGCTGTAAATAAATCGCTTAAATATGAACATGGACTCTCGCTATTCATAAAAACACCTCAAAGTAAAATATTATTTGACTTTGGAGCAAGCTCTGCATTTATTTATAATGCTCAAAGAATGGATATAGATTTAAGTAAAATAGATACTGTTGTATGCAGTCATGGGCATTATGATCATAGCGGAGGATTTGCTGATTTTGTACAGAAATATAAAATAAAAAAACTTATCACAGGAGAAGGTTTTTTTGAATCAAAATATAGAGCTGATGATTTTAAATATGCTTATATAGGAAATCCTTTCGATGAAAAACTTATATCAGAAAACAATATAGAACATATAGTATGCAAAGACATATACAAAATAGATGATTATTGCTATGTATTCAGCGGTTTTGTAAGAGACACCAGCTATGAACAACCTTCAAATCATTTTATATATGGGGACTTAAATAACGATATAAAAACTGATAATTTCAATGATGAAATTTGCTTGGTTATAAAAACTGATAATGAAATTACACTATTAACAGCATGCTCTCACCCCGGAATTGTTAATATGATAAAATCCGTAGGAGAGTATTTTCATTCTAATGTAGCAAGCATATACGGCGGTATACATTTAGCAGAGGCTGATGATGATAGAATAAATAATACAATTTCTGACTTAAAAAAATTAGGCTTAAAAAAAGCAGGTTTTTGTCATTGCTCCGGAAGCAGAGTAAAAGAGGCTGTAAAAAATGATGCCTCTATAAAATCATGCGATTTCGCTACTGGAGATTCTATTATAATAAAATAA
- a CDS encoding GntP family permease, whose product MNGIYIFGLIIVSVIVMIIAISKFKQHPFVVLITISILVGVLSGMKVGDVVTKVQTGFGSILSSIGIVIISGTIIGTILEKTGAALTMANTILKIVGKDRSVLTMGITGYITGIPVFCDSGFVILSPISKALAARSKISLSVMGTALSGGLYATHCLVPPTPGPIAMAGTLGANLGLVILVGLLISIPSVAASIIYAKKAASKIYIESNSEDNVDDLMNKYGKLPGALHSFSPILLPIVLIALKSIADFPSAPLGDGALKTFFSFIGTPVIALLLGIFLSMTLLTKVSKDDRLSIMSEGILNSASILAITGAGGSFGEILKSLPIAEILSSSLLQFNIGVFLPFIIAMLLKTAMGASTVSMIVTSSMMLPLMATLGFTSEIQKVLVIMAIGAGAMTVSHANDSYFWVVSQFSNMTPQQAYKCQTGVTLVQGLTTIIIVFILSLIFK is encoded by the coding sequence ATGAACGGCATTTACATATTTGGATTAATAATCGTTTCTGTTATAGTAATGATTATTGCTATAAGTAAATTTAAACAGCACCCTTTTGTGGTATTAATAACAATTTCTATATTAGTTGGTGTTTTATCTGGTATGAAAGTTGGAGATGTTGTAACAAAAGTACAAACAGGTTTTGGAAGTATATTAAGCAGTATAGGAATAGTTATTATATCTGGAACCATTATAGGTACAATATTAGAAAAAACAGGTGCTGCTTTAACTATGGCAAACACTATATTAAAGATAGTAGGAAAAGACAGATCTGTATTAACTATGGGTATTACTGGATATATAACAGGCATACCAGTATTCTGTGATTCTGGTTTTGTAATTTTATCACCTATATCAAAAGCACTAGCAGCAAGATCCAAAATATCATTATCAGTTATGGGTACTGCTTTAAGCGGCGGACTATATGCCACACACTGTTTAGTACCTCCAACTCCCGGACCTATAGCTATGGCTGGAACTTTGGGAGCTAATTTGGGTTTAGTAATTTTAGTAGGGCTTCTTATATCAATTCCTTCTGTAGCAGCTTCTATTATATATGCTAAAAAAGCGGCTAGCAAAATATATATAGAATCTAATTCTGAAGATAATGTTGATGATTTAATGAATAAATACGGAAAACTCCCGGGAGCTTTGCATTCATTTTCTCCTATACTTCTTCCTATAGTATTAATAGCATTAAAATCAATAGCCGACTTTCCTTCCGCACCTTTAGGAGACGGAGCTTTAAAAACATTCTTCTCATTTATAGGAACACCAGTTATTGCACTCTTGCTTGGAATATTTTTATCTATGACGCTTCTAACTAAAGTAAGTAAAGATGACAGATTATCTATCATGTCTGAAGGTATACTAAACTCTGCATCTATATTGGCAATTACAGGAGCAGGCGGTTCTTTTGGGGAAATATTAAAATCACTGCCTATAGCTGAAATATTAAGCAGTTCTTTACTTCAATTTAATATAGGAGTATTTCTTCCTTTTATAATCGCTATGCTTCTAAAAACTGCTATGGGAGCTTCTACTGTATCTATGATAGTAACTTCTTCTATGATGCTTCCTTTAATGGCTACTTTGGGCTTTACTTCAGAAATACAAAAAGTACTAGTAATAATGGCTATAGGAGCTGGTGCTATGACAGTGTCTCATGCTAATGACTCATATTTCTGGGTAGTTTCTCAGTTTTCAAATATGACTCCTCAGCAGGCATACAAATGTCAGACTGGCGTAACATTAGTTCAGGGTTTGACAACTATAATAATAGTGTTTATACTCTCTTTAATATTTAAATAA
- a CDS encoding FAD-dependent oxidoreductase has translation MARSRAEILQSNKNYDIIIIGGGVIGATIALKTSRIGLSTLVLEKHDFSYGSSSRTSKMLTGSFNDMKSGNIISTVRQVRERNNLIYKSSSPYFGIINPIYEHNSARLIREEFKASLYDLFSLFGHTKRHVSHSRNSALEALPDLINNDVIAAIEYYEGLLDDSRYVIELLLKAESYGADILNYAEVKAFEYNEKEIKSVVFTDNIQRKVYEASAKNILIAAGAWGHSISSLLPNSNFEDRVNYVKGTHLVIDSDLIHINKSVVLPKIKSRPNVFLMRWKNSTIIGPAIKKYNNDLDCIYASSDEAEYLLDIYNTYFSSIVNKNHIITTQSGMMPLNPADVKIHSHPKYKLFLVEGGNFTTSSNTAVKTLIKMYGKPYKWFSSEKVINNKFDKNTELVLNEKMFNFLMDYFGSINLILKLNELCKNDSSLLVEVGLDYRINRGLIKYFIETEHALHLDDIMMRRLRFMLTENDCGTLIAEHIAEEMANVLNWSKEHIEWEIKRYRTEIKRARVSLF, from the coding sequence ATGGCAAGAAGTAGAGCTGAGATACTGCAAAGTAATAAAAATTATGATATCATCATTATAGGCGGCGGTGTTATAGGGGCTACTATAGCTTTAAAAACTTCAAGAATAGGGCTTTCTACACTTGTACTTGAAAAGCATGATTTTTCTTATGGTTCTTCTTCGCGTACTTCCAAAATGCTTACCGGCAGTTTTAATGATATGAAAAGCGGAAATATTATATCAACAGTGCGTCAGGTAAGAGAAAGAAATAACTTAATATATAAAAGCTCTTCCCCGTATTTTGGTATTATAAACCCAATATATGAACATAATTCTGCAAGACTTATACGTGAGGAGTTTAAAGCATCATTATATGATTTATTCTCATTATTCGGACATACAAAAAGACATGTATCGCATAGCAGAAACTCAGCATTGGAAGCTTTACCAGATTTAATTAATAATGATGTAATAGCTGCTATAGAATATTATGAAGGTTTATTAGATGATTCAAGATATGTAATAGAGCTTCTATTAAAAGCAGAAAGCTATGGTGCTGATATATTAAACTATGCTGAAGTTAAGGCATTTGAATATAATGAGAAAGAGATAAAAAGCGTTGTATTTACTGATAATATTCAAAGAAAAGTTTATGAAGCTTCTGCAAAAAATATATTAATTGCTGCTGGAGCTTGGGGACACAGCATAAGTTCTCTTCTTCCTAACAGCAATTTTGAAGATAGAGTTAATTATGTAAAAGGAACTCATCTTGTTATAGACAGTGATTTGATACATATAAATAAATCTGTTGTTCTACCTAAAATAAAATCAAGACCTAATGTATTTTTAATGCGTTGGAAAAACTCCACTATTATAGGACCTGCCATCAAAAAATATAATAATGATTTAGACTGTATATATGCCTCAAGCGATGAAGCTGAATATTTGCTTGATATATATAATACTTATTTCAGTTCAATAGTAAATAAAAATCATATAATAACCACACAGTCTGGAATGATGCCTTTAAATCCTGCAGATGTAAAAATACATTCTCACCCTAAGTATAAATTATTTTTAGTTGAAGGCGGAAACTTTACAACTTCTTCAAATACTGCAGTTAAAACACTCATAAAAATGTACGGAAAACCTTATAAATGGTTCAGCAGTGAAAAAGTAATAAATAATAAATTTGATAAAAATACAGAATTAGTTTTAAATGAAAAAATGTTTAATTTCCTTATGGATTATTTCGGCTCTATAAACTTAATTCTCAAGTTAAATGAACTTTGTAAAAATGATTCTTCTCTTTTGGTAGAAGTAGGGCTTGATTACAGAATAAATAGAGGTCTAATAAAATATTTTATAGAAACAGAGCATGCTTTGCATTTAGATGATATAATGATGCGAAGATTAAGATTTATGCTTACGGAAAATGACTGCGGAACATTAATAGCAGAGCATATAGCTGAAGAGATGGCTAATGTATTAAATTGGAGCAAAGAGCATATTGAATGGGAAATAAAAAGATACCGAACAGAAATAAAGCGTGCTAGAGTTTCATTGTTTTAG
- the hisB gene encoding imidazoleglycerol-phosphate dehydratase HisB — MRVSEIERNTNETKIKIKLNIDGTGKYKNDTKIGFFNHMLDLFARHGRFDLEVICDGDVDVDYHHSVEDVGIVLGKCFSEALGDMKGIKRYGNFSMPMCEALTLIAVDICGRSHLVFDSDLKHEKVGDFDTELVKEFFTAFINSMNITLHIKTFYGENTHHIIESIFKGAARALSQACEIDERYKNEVLSTKGMLENNK, encoded by the coding sequence ATGAGAGTTTCTGAAATAGAAAGAAATACTAATGAAACTAAAATAAAAATAAAACTTAATATTGATGGCACAGGCAAATATAAAAATGATACTAAAATAGGTTTTTTTAATCATATGCTTGATTTATTTGCCCGTCATGGCAGATTTGATTTGGAAGTGATATGCGATGGTGATGTGGATGTAGACTACCATCATTCAGTTGAAGATGTTGGAATAGTTTTGGGTAAATGTTTTTCTGAAGCATTAGGCGATATGAAGGGAATAAAAAGATATGGAAATTTCTCTATGCCAATGTGTGAGGCTTTAACTCTAATTGCTGTTGATATATGCGGAAGAAGCCATTTAGTTTTTGATAGCGATTTAAAACATGAAAAAGTGGGTGATTTTGATACAGAGCTTGTCAAAGAGTTTTTTACAGCTTTCATTAACTCTATGAATATTACTTTGCATATAAAAACCTTTTATGGGGAGAATACTCATCATATAATAGAATCCATTTTTAAAGGTGCAGCACGTGCTTTGTCTCAAGCCTGTGAAATAGATGAAAGATATAAAAATGAAGTTCTTTCTACAAAGGGTATGCTTGAAAATAATAAATAA
- a CDS encoding Rpn family recombination-promoting nuclease/putative transposase has product MRYINVLNDYFMRYLFAKEGHEQILKNLINSVRADYNQETFEEIKVLNTFNLKETVNDKQSIVDVRAITKSGETVLIEIQRVGNQSFVYRSLYYWAKGYVANLRNNEKYNDLKQVIVINILDFNLLKGIDKEHSCYLIKELETNHILTNHFEMHFLELPKYLSSNSSLKDELDAWFYFLTFKERQGKMEEIMEILVKKNPIMKEVYDEYNKFVNTKDLFDNYSEYEKNYFDILALSEERRLGIEEGIKKGIEQGIKEGIEQGIEQEKISLAKNMKKENIDINVISKVTGLSIEEIKNL; this is encoded by the coding sequence ATGAGATATATTAATGTTTTAAATGACTACTTTATGCGTTATCTGTTTGCTAAAGAAGGACATGAACAAATTTTGAAAAACTTAATCAATTCTGTAAGAGCTGACTATAATCAGGAGACTTTTGAAGAGATTAAAGTTCTTAATACATTTAATCTTAAAGAAACTGTTAATGATAAGCAATCGATAGTAGATGTGCGTGCTATAACTAAAAGCGGTGAAACTGTTTTAATAGAGATACAAAGAGTAGGAAATCAGTCTTTTGTATATAGAAGTTTATATTACTGGGCTAAAGGCTATGTTGCTAATTTAAGAAACAATGAGAAATATAATGATTTAAAACAGGTTATAGTTATTAATATTTTGGATTTTAACTTATTAAAAGGCATTGATAAAGAGCACAGCTGTTATTTGATAAAAGAACTAGAAACCAATCATATACTTACAAATCACTTTGAGATGCATTTTCTTGAGCTGCCTAAATATTTATCAAGTAATTCTAGTCTTAAAGATGAATTAGATGCTTGGTTTTACTTTTTAACATTTAAAGAAAGACAAGGAAAAATGGAGGAAATTATGGAAATATTAGTGAAAAAAAATCCTATAATGAAAGAAGTTTATGATGAATATAATAAATTTGTAAACACTAAAGATTTATTTGATAATTATTCTGAGTATGAAAAAAATTATTTTGATATATTAGCATTAAGTGAAGAGAGAAGATTAGGAATAGAAGAAGGAATTAAAAAAGGTATAGAACAGGGTATTAAAGAAGGTATAGAACAGGGTATAGAACAAGAAAAAATTTCATTGGCAAAAAATATGAAGAAAGAAAATATAGATATTAATGTTATAAGCAAAGTTACAGGTTTAAGTATAGAAGAAATAAAAAACTTGTGA